A single window of Malus sylvestris chromosome 5, drMalSylv7.2, whole genome shotgun sequence DNA harbors:
- the LOC126620984 gene encoding prohibitin-1, mitochondrial, translating to MNFNNVKVPKVPGGGAVSALLKVGIIGGLGLYGAANSLYNVEGGHRAIVFNRIIGVKDKVYPEGTHLIIPWFERPVIYDVRARPHLVESTSGSRDLQMVKIGLRVLTRPLPDQLPTVYRTLGENYNERVLPSIVHETLKAVVAQYNASQLITQRETVSREIRKILTERAANFNIALDDVSITTLTFGKEFTAAIEAKQVAAQEAERAKFVVDKAEQDKKSAIIRAEGEATSAKLIGEAIANNPAFITLRKIEAAREIAHTISNSANKVFLNSDDLLLNLQEMNLDVNKKK from the exons ATGAATTTCAACAACGTTAAGGTTCCGAAAGTTCCCGGTGGTGGTGCAGTTTCTGCTTTGCTTAAGGTTGGCATAATTGGTGGGCTTGGCTTGTATGGAGCTGCCAACAGTCTGTACAATGTCGAGGGAGGGCATCGAGCCATTGTGTTCAACCGGATAATCGGTGTCAAGGACAAG GTCTATCCAGAGGGTACACACCTTATCATTCCATGGTTTGAGAGGCCAGTCATTTATGATGTCCGTGCACGACCTCATCTAGTGGAGAGCACTTCTGGGAGCCGTGATCTCCAAATG GTGAAAATTGGGCTTCGAGTGCTTACTCGACCTCTACCAGACCAGCTGCCTACAGTTTATCGGACTCTTGGTGAGAATTACAATGAGAGAGTCCTTCCTTCCATTGTTCATGAAACTTTGAAAGCTGTTGTTGCACAGTATAATGCTAGTCAGCTCATTACTCAGAGAGAG ACTGTCAGTAGGGAAATACGAAAGATTTTGACTGAAAGGGCTGCCAATTTCAACATTGCGCTGGACGATGTGTCAATTACAACTCTTACTTTTGGGAAGGAGTTCACGGCTGCAATTGAGGCCAAACAAGTGGCTGCACAGGAAGCTGAGAGAGCCAAGTTTGTTGTGGACAAGGCTGAACAAGACAAGAAGAGTGCTATCATCAGAGCAGAG GGAGAGGCGACAAGTGCCAAGCTGATTGGTGAAGCTATTGCAAACAATCCGGCATTTATTACACTGAGGAAGATTGAGGCTGCAAGAGAGATTGCACATACAATCTCAAATTCCGCAAACAAAGTTTTCTTGAACTCAGATGATCTGTTGCTGAACCTTCAGGAGATGAATTTGGATGTCAACAAGAAGAAATAG